GCGGGGTGGGTCGTCGTCGTCGAGGAACATCACCCAGTCCTCGTCGGCGGCTGCGTCGAGCACCGATTCCACCCCCAGCGCGAGGCCGCCTGCCGGACCGAGGTTGTCGGGGGCGGCGAGGTAGCGGACCTCGCCCGCGACGTGCGGGTGCTGGCTCACCAGCCGCTCGGTCTCCACCTCGGCGGCGTTGTCGACGACCAGGAGGGTGTCGAGAGGCCGGGTCTGGCTGCCGATCCGTTGCAGCGAGTCGGCCAGGTCGAGGGGGCGGCGGAACGTGACCAGCACTCCGTGCACGCGGCTATGGCTCCCCAACGTGACCCCCTCCGAGTGCGCAATGGCCCGAAGCCCCTGTGGGTCCATCATGGCCGAGACGGGCGGCCTGTACCCCGGAATCCAGACAGCCGGGATGGGGCTCAGCGCAGGTGCCGCGCCGCCCGGACCGTCTCCGGCACGGTCCCCGTCCAGTCGACCGGGGTCCACGGCTCGGAGGGCACCCACTCGCTGCCGCACCCGGCACAGGCGAACAGCGGCTCGTCATCGAGGTGGCTGCCGGTGGCGGACCAGCTGCACTCCGAGCGGCAACCGGAGATCTGGAGGGGGCGCACTGACCGCACGTTACCGCCCCGGACCCCGGCCATTGACCGTCCCAAATGTGCGTGGGACTCTAGGAGTCGAACACCACCACACTTCCTGGCTGCGACCCAGCCGGCTCCCGAGTGTGTCCGGTGTGCCTTCTTCACCTCCAACGAAGGACTCTCCCTATGGCCAAGGCGCTCCTCGGCACCACCATGAGCAGCACTGACCCCCGTCTCCTTGCCTCACTCGTCGCTGAGAACCGACGCCTGCGACAGCGCGTCACCGACCTCGAGGCCCACGTCCTGCGACTGCAGGCGGAGAACGACACCCTGGAAGCGGCGTTCCAGGACGAGCCGCTGCTCACCCTCGAGCACGCCTGAGCCTCGCCGCCCCGCCGTCTCGCGCCCGCGACGCTGAGCCGGACCGCGACGACGGCGTCCGCTCGAGAAGACTCGTGACACCCCCTCGACCCACCTGATTCCCAGGAAGTCGCGTCGAGGCGACCTCTACGAGGTCGGGGCGGTCGTCCCCCCGGCCGATGTCCCGTCGGCCGGAACAGCGGTGCACTCCGCGGTCGGGCTCTGCGTCCCGCTCGGCGGGTCCGTCGGCGAAGGACAGGGGTCCGCGGGCGAGGTGCTCGGCGACGGGCTGGGTGACGGGCTGGGCGAGGGACTCGGGCTGGGTTTCGGGCTGGGCGAGGGACTCGGGCTGGGTTTCGGGCTGGGCGACGGACTCGGGCTGGGCGACGGGCTCGGCTTGGGGTTGGGACTGGGAAGCGGGCTCCCCGGGGACGGCGCCGGGCTCGGAGCGGCCGGTGTGCCGCTGCTGCCCGGGGCTGCGGGTGAAGGCGTCGCAGATCCTGCAGCGGGGGCCGGTCCGACGGCGGCAGCGGGACCCGGGCCTGCCGCCGTGCCACGCCTGGTTCCCCCGGGTCGGCCCGGACGGGTGGTGCGCAGGTCCACGGATCCGGCCCTCGCGGGCCGGGCCGCCGCCGGAACGACCAGCGTCCCCGACGGCGGGGCGACGTTCAGCAGCGCCGACATCGGCACGCCGGAGCCGACGGGCAGGGCGCCGAGGTCGAAGCGGGCCTTCCACTGCAGCACCAGCGCCAGGTACGCCCTGGAGTGGTTGTAGGCCAGGATCGCCGACCGGAGACCGGACGTGGTGGCGAGGTCCAGGCCCCCCGAGCAGAGGTACGCCGCGGCCGAGGCGGCTGCGTCCTCGACGTCCTGGGGGTCGGCCACCCCGTCACCGTCACCGTCGCGCCCGAAGACCCTCCAGGTGGACGGGATGATCTGCATCGGACCGACCGCGCGGTCCCAGGTGCGGTTGCCGTCCCAGCGGCCGTGGTCGGTGTCCGGCACCGCCGCGAACCCGTTGCCGTCGAGGACCGAGCCCAGCACCAGCGTCCGGTGCCCGCGGTCCAGCGGGCGCCCGAGGAGCGAGCCCGACTCCACCTGGCCGATGGCGGCGAGGAGGCTGGCCTCGAGGTGACAGGACTCCGGTGCAGCCGCGGCCGCCCGTGAGTAGGCGCGGGAGAGGATCTCGGGAACGCCCGCCTGGCGCCACTGCACGGTCGAGGCGCCGGCATCAGTGCCGGGGTAGGGCGCGATCACGACGGGGTCCGGCCACGCCGGTGCGCCGGGTGTCCCGGCCGACCCGTCGTCGGGCACCACCGTCACCGAGGCGGGACCCGCGTCGCGCGGATCTGCCGCGGTGGCGGTGGGGGCGCTCGGCACCGTGGTGGTCGTCACCGTCGTGGCACGCTCCGGCGGCACCGGCACGAGCTGGGGCATTCCCGGCGCAGTGGTCCCCGCAAGGACGAGCAGCACGGCCACGAAGCTCGGACCGGTCACCCCCTGCAGACGGCTTCCGCTGCCCCCGTCCGTGACCCGGCCGCGACGCACCCGGGAGAACCACCGTCCTGCGCTGCCCCGGCCGCTACCGCGGCGGGGGGTCCCCATCCCATCCCCCATGCGCTGAAGCATGCCATCGGCTGCAAGGGCAGGGGGAGGCGAAGTTCGCAACGTCCGGGTACGGCGGCAATGCGCGAGGCGCCCGATCCGGGAGCATGCCCCGCGGGGAAGCCTCCGAGATGCGCGGAACCACCTGTCCGGACCGGTAGGGTCGGACCCGCTGGTCTTCCCCACGGCAGCAGCGCAGACCCCTCGGGCGCCATGCCCGGCGTGGCTGCGAGAATCCGTCGTCAGCTCAGGTGGTCCGACACCGGTCCGCCGGCGAACCGTGAGGAGTCCTCGTTGTACCTCAAGAGCCTGACGCTCCGGGGATTCAAGTCCTTCGCGTCCGCGACCACCTTGCAGCTCGAGCCAGGCATCACCTGCATCGTGGGGCCCAACGGCTCCGGCAAGTCCAACGTCGTCGACGCCCTCGCCTGGGTGATGGGCGAGCAGGGCGCCAAGTCCCTGCGCGGCGGCAAGATGGAGGACGTCATCTTCGCCGGCACCTCCGGCCGGCCGCCGTTGGGCCGCGCCGAGGTGGCGCTGACCATCGACAACTCCGACGGCGCGCTGCCGATCGAGTACTCCGAGGTCACCATCAGCCGGACGATGTTCCGCAACGGCGGCTCGGAGTACGCCATCAACGGCCAGTCCTGCCGCCTCCTCGACGTCCAGGAGCTGCTCTCCGACTCCGGCATCGGCCGGGAGATGCACGTCATCGTCGGCCAGGGCCAGCTCGACTCGATCCTGCGTGCGACGCCGGAGGAGCGACGCGGCTTCATCGAGGAGGCCGCCGGGGTCCTCAAGCACCGCAAGCGCAAGGAGAAGGCGCTGCGCAAGCTGGACTCCACCGAGGGCAACCTGACCCGGCTCAGCGACCTGCTCAGCGAGATCCGCCGTCAGCTGAAGCCGCTCGGCCGTCAGGCAGAGGTGGCGCGCCGGGCCGCGGTCGTGCAGGCCGACGTCCGTGACGCCCGGGCCCGGTTGCTCGCCGACGACCTCGTCGCAGCGCGCACGTCGCTCGAGCAGGAGCTCGCCGACGAGAGCGTGCTGGTACGCCGACGCGCCGAGGTCGAGGGAGCGCTCGAGCGCACCCGGGAGGCCGAGGCGGCCCTCGAGGCAGCGCTGCGCGAGGACCTCCCCGCACTGGCGGCCGCCCAGGAGACCTGGTTCGGCCTGTCCGGGCTGCGGGAGCGTCTCAAGGGCACCGCGGGGCTCGCCGCGGAGCGGGCCCGCAACGCCGCGGAGAGCACCCAGGAGCCGGCCGCCGGCGGTCGCGACCCCGAGCAGCTGGTCGCCGAGGCCGAGCGGGTCCGCGGCCAGGAGCAGGAGATCGCCGCCGAGGTCGAGCGGCACCGCGCCGCGCTCGACGCCGCCCTGGCCGCGCGCCAGGCCGCCGAGGAGGCGCACACGGCGGAGGACCGCCGGATCGCCGGGTTGCTGCGCGCCGCTGCCGACCGGCGGGAGGGACTCGCCCGGCTGCACGGCCAGGTCAACGCCCTCAAGAGCCGTGCCGCCGCGGCCGACGACGAGGTCGGCCGGCTCGGCGCCGCCCGGCAGGAGGCCGTGGCGCGGGCCGAGCGCGCGCAGCGCGACTTCACCGCGCTCGAGACGCGGGTCGCCGGCCTGGACGCCGGGGAGGAGGGGCTGGACGCGGAGCACGAGGGCGCCAGCTCCACGCTCGCCGACATCGAGGAGCGGCTGGCCAAGACCCGTGAGGAGACCCAGGCCGCCGAGCGGGAGCGCAGCGCGCTGGGAGCCCGCAAGGAGGCGCTCGAGCTCGGCCTCAACCGCAAGGACGGCGCGGGCGCGCTGCTCGCGACCACCGGCACCGTGTCCGGGCTGCTCGGCTCGGTCGCGGCCCTGGTCAGCGTCCGGAGCGGTTTCGAGACGGCGGTCGCCGCAGCGCTCGGGTCGGCCGCCGACGCGGTCGCGGTCGAGCACGTCGATGCGGCGATGGGCGCCCTGGAGCACCTCAAGTCCGAGGACCTCGGTCGCGCCGGCCTGCTGCTCGGCGGGCTCGACGGCGAGGACGGAAGCGCCGCAGACCCGGCCGGCTGGCCGGGCCTGGACGGCACCGGCAGCTACGCCGTGGACGTCGTCGACTGCCCCGAGACGCTGCACCCGGCGCTGCACCGCCTGCTGTTCAAGGTGGCGGTCGTCGAGGACCTCGAAGCGGCCCGCGACCTGGTGCACCGGCTTCCCGACCTGACCGCGGTCACCCGGGAGGGAGACCTGGTCGGCACCCACTTCGTCTCCGGAGGCTCCTCGGCGCAACCCAGCCTCCTGGAGGTGCAGGCCGCCGTGGACGAGGCGACCGAGCAGCTCCAGGCCTCGAGCCACGCCTGCGAGCGGCTCGGCTTCGACCTGGCCCGGCTCGAGGAGGAGCGGGCGCAGGCCCAGCACCGGGTCGACGTGGCCCTCGCCCGACTGCACGAGTCCGATGCGACGCTGGCAGCCGTCGCCGAGGAGCTCGGCCAGCTCGGCTCGCTGGCCAGGTCCGCCAAGGGCGAGGCGGACCGGCTGCAGGGGGCGATCGCCGCTGCCGAGGCCGCCCGCGACCAGAACCTCGCCGGTCTCGCCGAGCTCGAGCAGCGGCTG
The DNA window shown above is from Nocardioides mesophilus and carries:
- the smc gene encoding chromosome segregation protein SMC, whose translation is MYLKSLTLRGFKSFASATTLQLEPGITCIVGPNGSGKSNVVDALAWVMGEQGAKSLRGGKMEDVIFAGTSGRPPLGRAEVALTIDNSDGALPIEYSEVTISRTMFRNGGSEYAINGQSCRLLDVQELLSDSGIGREMHVIVGQGQLDSILRATPEERRGFIEEAAGVLKHRKRKEKALRKLDSTEGNLTRLSDLLSEIRRQLKPLGRQAEVARRAAVVQADVRDARARLLADDLVAARTSLEQELADESVLVRRRAEVEGALERTREAEAALEAALREDLPALAAAQETWFGLSGLRERLKGTAGLAAERARNAAESTQEPAAGGRDPEQLVAEAERVRGQEQEIAAEVERHRAALDAALAARQAAEEAHTAEDRRIAGLLRAAADRREGLARLHGQVNALKSRAAAADDEVGRLGAARQEAVARAERAQRDFTALETRVAGLDAGEEGLDAEHEGASSTLADIEERLAKTREETQAAERERSALGARKEALELGLNRKDGAGALLATTGTVSGLLGSVAALVSVRSGFETAVAAALGSAADAVAVEHVDAAMGALEHLKSEDLGRAGLLLGGLDGEDGSAADPAGWPGLDGTGSYAVDVVDCPETLHPALHRLLFKVAVVEDLEAARDLVHRLPDLTAVTREGDLVGTHFVSGGSSAQPSLLEVQAAVDEATEQLQASSHACERLGFDLARLEEERAQAQHRVDVALARLHESDATLAAVAEELGQLGSLARSAKGEADRLQGAIAAAEAARDQNLAGLAELEQRLLSAEEAPDEEPDTEELGRLADAARTCRAQEMDARLALRTAEERARALAGRADSLMRSAQAEREARARAAARRERLRREGRAAEAVTRGVTVVLQRLEVSIAAAAQQRTDVEESRRGREQELMAVRARLRDLGKEHDELVTTVHRDEMARAQQRMRIEQLEERALEELGLDPEALVGDYGPDQLVPPVLGPDHEGEAPEPVPFVREEQQKRLRAAERALATLGRVNPLALEEFTALEERHKFLTEQLEDLRKTRKDLLDIVREVDDRVQQVFTEAWEDVRAAFDSVFSRLFPGGEGRLVLTDPSDMLTTGIEVEARPPGKKVKRLSLLSGGERSLVAVAFLVALFKARPSPFYILDEVEAALDDTNLGRLLEIYEELRENSQLLVITHQKRTMEVGDALYGVTMRGDGVSAVISQRLRETAGSSPA
- a CDS encoding lytic transglycosylase domain-containing protein encodes the protein MPQLVPVPPERATTVTTTTVPSAPTATAADPRDAGPASVTVVPDDGSAGTPGAPAWPDPVVIAPYPGTDAGASTVQWRQAGVPEILSRAYSRAAAAAPESCHLEASLLAAIGQVESGSLLGRPLDRGHRTLVLGSVLDGNGFAAVPDTDHGRWDGNRTWDRAVGPMQIIPSTWRVFGRDGDGDGVADPQDVEDAAASAAAYLCSGGLDLATTSGLRSAILAYNHSRAYLALVLQWKARFDLGALPVGSGVPMSALLNVAPPSGTLVVPAAARPARAGSVDLRTTRPGRPGGTRRGTAAGPGPAAAVGPAPAAGSATPSPAAPGSSGTPAAPSPAPSPGSPLPSPNPKPSPSPSPSPSPSPKPSPSPSPSPKPSPSPSPSPSPSPSPSTSPADPCPSPTDPPSGTQSPTAECTAVPADGTSAGGTTAPTS